In Centroberyx gerrardi isolate f3 chromosome 7, fCenGer3.hap1.cur.20231027, whole genome shotgun sequence, the sequence ATCCATTTGATTTAAGTTGGCCTTGAATGGGTTGCTGGGGTAGAGTGATAGGATGGCCTCAAAAAGCCCTACTGGATCCTTTTCTTTCTGGTCAGTCAGTTTGGAGAGGATGGAGGTTATATTTCCCCCACCAAGGTGATAGATAATCATGCGTTTCATGAAAGGAGTTAAATTGGCTGGGTTTGACAGACAGTACTTCAGAGGTGCGCAAGGATAAGCTTCACTGAAGTACTTCCCATACTCAGATGATTTTTTTGCCAACCATGACAGTGGATGGCTTGTCTTTGTATCAGGACCTTCAGTGGTCTCTTCATGTGCACCAAAGTCTGTCTGGAAGTAACTGAGGTCCTCTGAGATCCATTCTAAGGCTTCATGCAGTGTCTTCTGGAGTTTTTTCAAACGGCCATGAAAGGACTCCCAGGGTTCTTTAACTTCCTCAGGAATGTAATCTGTTAGCAGGTACTTCATACCTTCTGAATGGCCACTGGTTCTGTTTGAAAACACTTGCAATGAAAAAATCAGTTTGAGCAGGCTGCACCCAACCTCAACTTCAGCAAAAAATCCTGAACTGTTCATGGTTTCATTGTCTGTGACAGCTGCTTTCTCGCATTCTTTAAAACACTCCATGGCTTTCAATGCAGTGTCTACAGCATCTGCTGTATTTTGGGCGGTCTTCGTTACATTCTCAATGGCTTTGCACTTGGCTTGGAACCATTTTCTGTACACCTGGCCTTTTGTGTCTAGAATGTATGAGTTGTTGGGCATCTGTTTGGCTGCCATCTCTGCCCAGTGTTTTGCCTCTTCGAACTTTTCATAGGTATAGTGAAGGCGAGCAAGTTGTTGTGCAAAGAATGCATCTTTATGGAAACGTTCGTATGCTTCCTTGAGTAACGTGATTGCTTCTTCtgggttttcattttcacacacatgctcaaTCAGAGGGGAGAAAAAACTATCAGATTCATCCCCTTTGCTTATCCTGGAACGTCTTAAGAATAGTGCTCTCAAAAACGCCAGGTAATCCTCCTTTCCAAATCTGTGCTCAAAAAGCACATTCTCGCAGAGTAGATTCATTGCCAAGCTACTTTGGCTCTTTTGGTCCTCCAGAAGTTGTTGGAGAATTTCCTTTGCAACGAGTGGATGGATGATTCTGATTGATTCAATGTGAGTCTTGTCATCTCTAAGGTGTAAGAAGACCAGTTCAGCCTGCTCACTCAGAGATTTCTCAAACCCATGTCGGCGAAACCTTTCCATGTGGAAGGTTAGTGCAAGCAGAGCTTCACAATGGGATTGAGAGATAAAAGAGTTCTGAACGTATGTATTCAGCAATGCTACATAGTGAATGAGGCGAGTGACAACAGATTCACGATCAATGTCTTGGAGCAAATGTTTCACAAATTGTCCAACATAATGCACAAGCATTTGATGGTTGAATTCTTCGCTCATCAAAACAAATGTCAAGATGAACTGAGGCTGATAGCATTCCTCAAGTGTCTGTCGCCTTCGGGCaaactttctcttctcctgaTCAGATAGTTTGTGAGTGACAGATACATTCTGTAATGGAGACTCCTTGCATCTCTTCTCTGGATTATTGGATCGTCTGCAGCTCAGCAAAATGAAACATGGGTTTCCGTACTGGATTTGCTTGGTGTGAATGGCAACCTCTAGCTCATTCCGTAGATCATCAAGGTATTCTTTGTCCGAGTCTTCAATGAGGAGCAGCACAGGAAGACACTTCTGCGGAtctttttcttcatattctctgAGCTCAGCTGCGTGTTGCGTGACATTAGCAGCTGAGTATGAGGGCTTCACAACAGCACATCTTAGGTCTTTCCTGTTGTTCCACAGCACTTGTCTTGCCACAGTGCTTCCACCACTTCCTGGATGATGGTAGATGTTGATACTCCTCACAGGACTCTGATCGACATTCCATTTCAAAGCATCACTGAGAAGTTTCGAAGCGTCATGATAAGCATCCCTTTCAATTACCTCTCCAACATAGCTATGCTCAGCAAGCCAGAAATTCAACCAGGTCACTCTCCCTCCATGGTAGAACTGACATTCAATGTTAGCTTTCTCTGCATTGATGTAGTCTTTGCTCGTTTCATCACAATGATCGGTGGTCAGAATTTCCAAAGAAGACATCCTTTCTTCTACATGTGTTTCAAGAAGACATTGCCCTTTTACAAAGATGGGTAAGTGTTTGGTAGCAGGTGAGGTTACTTGTTGGACTGGCAGCAATGTTGCATTAACATGGCTCATTTTCATCCCAACAACACTGGAACGGTTCACCGTTTCTATTCCACATGAGCCCTCAGCAAAGCTTTGCCACTTTTGAAAGTTTTCCTCAGATTCAGAGATGCAAACGATGTCTTCATGGCCTTCCATATCGGTGAAAAACTCATAAAAGGTGTGCAAGAGTGGTTTCTCGACTGGTGATGTGAGAAGGAAAAGTACCAGGAATGTGCCTTTTGGCAAGATTTGTTTACAGATCAAGGACACAGATTCCCTCAGGAGAGTCATTTTTGTCTTGATCCAAGCCATTTCATCACAGGGGGTTTCATTTCCTTTGTAATCAGTACGGCCATTACAAAAGATCCAGCTAGTTTGCTCAAACAGATGCAAGTGGCTTTCGAATTCTTTGATGCTCATGTCACTGGATATCCTATAGCTCTGCATGAAGTGCATGTTTGCAGCATGATGTTGCATGTATCTACTGCAAAGTCCTGATAGCTTTGAGTCTGGGTCAAAGTCGAACACACAGAATATCTTCATGTTAAGTAGCCAGTCAATGTTGCAAAGGTCATCAGGATTGAATTTGTTTGTGACAAGTATGTACCATTTCTCCTTTTCAATGAATTTCTTTCCACTAGTCATAAGCATTGTGAGCTTCCGTCCAAGGTCTGGGCAGATGTCTGGTGTACTGAGGAACTGACAGttctctgcttcttctctttGAGCATCCCTGTCTTTGACTCGTTGGTAGAAATCACATTGGTCCTTCTCACTCACTGGCTCTGTTTTTGAACCCACCCGCCGAAGAATTGTTTCTTTCTCATGTTCTATTTTGTTAGCTGACTCTTTGAAGTTTGGCAGACGAACTGAATACACTCTGCTCTTAACAATACTTATTGATGGCACAATGTCAACCTCTACCACATACCTTTTTTCTGTACTTTCTCGATCCATCACTTCAATGAACCTAGGTGGCCGCACACACTGACGTACATGCTCCctgtcagagggagagaaactcCTCTCAATGTGGTCTAAAGCATCTACATACATGTCCTTCTCTTGTACAGGAATACCAATTATCTCACCATGTGTGTAACCTGCATCATCTTTGCTGTCCATCACACCAAAGTGTATTGTGCCATTTGATCTGATATTCATACAGCCAGTCCCAAATTTAAGAACCTCTTTGGCAAATTTTGCTTGTAACCTTGTGCGGTCTAACGTAGCAGCTATAGCAAAAGACTTATATTCGTGGCAAGGAGATATCAGATCAAAGGCACCAGATTCAGGTTGCAGAACCCTGTGCTTAACATATGTGAAATCAATGCCTTCTTTATCAAATGGTCGTGGTTTGCAGTCTTCCTTTGAAGTCaaaacacagacatactgtTCTTGATCAGTTTGTTTCTCCTCTAAGACTCCTTGATCTGTCTCTGGAATCTGTGGTGGATGACTTTCAGTTGTCACAGGAAGTTGTTGAACTGATTTCTTTTTTAGTCCCAACTCACTTTTCTGGTCACCGGTGGGCCTCTCCTGGGATTTTTGCTGGGAGTTAATAAGATCATCTCTCTTTTTGATGATCAAATGAGCAGGCCCTGATTTCATACCAGTCTCTGTCTTCAAAAAGTCCTCAGTCAGTTCA encodes:
- the samd9l gene encoding sterile alpha motif domain-containing protein 9-like — protein: MADELKQPPEKWTESQVSSWLRTIGVKEQYIKKLFEEEVDGRILLELTEDFLKTETGMKSGPAHLIIKKRDDLINSQQKSQERPTGDQKSELGLKKKSVQQLPVTTESHPPQIPETDQGVLEEKQTDQEQYVCVLTSKEDCKPRPFDKEGIDFTYVKHRVLQPESGAFDLISPCHEYKSFAIAATLDRTRLQAKFAKEVLKFGTGCMNIRSNGTIHFGVMDSKDDAGYTHGEIIGIPVQEKDMYVDALDHIERSFSPSDREHVRQCVRPPRFIEVMDRESTEKRYVVEVDIVPSISIVKSRVYSVRLPNFKESANKIEHEKETILRRVGSKTEPVSEKDQCDFYQRVKDRDAQREEAENCQFLSTPDICPDLGRKLTMLMTSGKKFIEKEKWYILVTNKFNPDDLCNIDWLLNMKIFCVFDFDPDSKLSGLCSRYMQHHAANMHFMQSYRISSDMSIKEFESHLHLFEQTSWIFCNGRTDYKGNETPCDEMAWIKTKMTLLRESVSLICKQILPKGTFLVLFLLTSPVEKPLLHTFYEFFTDMEGHEDIVCISESEENFQKWQSFAEGSCGIETVNRSSVVGMKMSHVNATLLPVQQVTSPATKHLPIFVKGQCLLETHVEERMSSLEILTTDHCDETSKDYINAEKANIECQFYHGGRVTWLNFWLAEHSYVGEVIERDAYHDASKLLSDALKWNVDQSPVRSINIYHHPGSGGSTVARQVLWNNRKDLRCAVVKPSYSAANVTQHAAELREYEEKDPQKCLPVLLLIEDSDKEYLDDLRNELEVAIHTKQIQYGNPCFILLSCRRSNNPEKRCKESPLQNVSVTHKLSDQEKRKFARRRQTLEECYQPQFILTFVLMSEEFNHQMLVHYVGQFVKHLLQDIDRESVVTRLIHYVALLNTYVQNSFISQSHCEALLALTFHMERFRRHGFEKSLSEQAELVFLHLRDDKTHIESIRIIHPLVAKEILQQLLEDQKSQSSLAMNLLCENVLFEHRFGKEDYLAFLRALFLRRSRISKGDESDSFFSPLIEHVCENENPEEAITLLKEAYERFHKDAFFAQQLARLHYTYEKFEEAKHWAEMAAKQMPNNSYILDTKGQVYRKWFQAKCKAIENVTKTAQNTADAVDTALKAMECFKECEKAAVTDNETMNSSGFFAEVEVGCSLLKLIFSLQVFSNRTSGHSEGMKYLLTDYIPEEVKEPWESFHGRLKKLQKTLHEALEWISEDLSYFQTDFGAHEETTEGPDTKTSHPLSWLAKKSSEYGKYFSEAYPCAPLKYCLSNPANLTPFMKRMIIYHLGGGNITSILSKLTDQKEKDPVGLFEAILSLYPSNPFKANLNQMDLVSYIVAHIALNCLSPQSAKVAALKDLQALSHQFPTEKKRCTPSALFLLTLLFWPEDHDRDHEKETKYEIVQLAVEHLKRDYWTKMKDIPQRKKRIFTHFFLSNGSGLNKIVHKSKIETITKVLSVSEKRMKWYRGEAWKMPEIAKMLKRVSGWTEDGTVYLEGPQKKKFSIPALYAPSVPHGNENITFYLGFTFRGPVAYNITLKS